The DNA window AGCACTGTTTACAAGAAAAACATGGACAGACAGCCACAACTGATGTCAAGGTCATATAAGAGAACATTGAGCTCAGGGTCTGTGTCATTGTCACCACAAGGGATACAGCTAAAGCggaagaagtttcaaaaTGATCCTCTAACACCTGCAAGGAAGTTGGGCGGCTCCATGTTAACGATGATCCCTGACCGGTTTATTCCTAATGAGACATCTATAAAGGCTTACCGGACATCTCCCAACTTGCGGAATTTTGATCTTACGATCAATGAACTTGTAGATCCTGATTCACAGAGGAGGTTGCCGTCACCGGAGTTCTTTACATCGCAGGATTTGCTGTTGAATCAGTTAATACTTACTCCGGATCCGTCCCCGTTGGCTACAAAGGAGGTAAAAACAAGGTTAAACGAGGAGTTCAAAAGACACAGAGAATATATAGCTGATGCGCTTGGGTTCCAATCACCAGAGCGGGTATACAAGTTTGATAAGATACAGAAGACGCTAGATATTTCGCCTAATCATTCCATTGTTGATCCATTGCTTTCGACGCTACCGCCTAAGGATGCTGCACAGTATATCCACAAACAAGAGTTCCCCAATTTTCAACAGTCGAAGAGATTTGTGCCTTGTGATTTGAGACCGACCAAAAGAACCAAGTCTCATATTCCGTATCGTGTTCTTGATGCTCCGGCGCTACGAAATGATTTTTATTCGAATTTGGTTGACTGGTCTCCGGCGACAAACAATGTTGTAGTTGGATTAAATTGCTCAGTATATTTATGGTCAGATACCTTAGGTCCGATAAATGTACTACATCATGGTTATCTACAGAAGAAGGGGGACATTGTTACGTGCGTTTCCTTTGCGCCAACAGATGACTATTTGGTGGTGGCTACAAAGCTGGGGCGATTGCTCGTATTCGATCAATCTTATAAACCAAAGGTTATGGTAGATGGTTCTAGGCAACCTCTCGTAGAAACTAGAATCAATAACAATAGAGGTATTTGTTGTGTTAAGTGGTTcgaaaatgcaaaaaacGAATTCCTTTTGGGCAATGACATAGGTGAGGTCCATAGATTTAGACTAGAACATAAGAAATTCGAACACTTTGAAATCATTACCATGGGAGAAGCAGAAAGAAGGTTAAGAGTAGGGAAAGAATTGAATGGTCATGTATCAGGTGTGGAGCGGgtg is part of the Eremothecium cymbalariae DBVPG#7215 chromosome 2, complete sequence genome and encodes:
- the AMA1 gene encoding Ama1p (similar to Ashbya gossypii ADL135C 1-intron), with the translated sequence MDRQPQLMSRSYKRTLSSGSVSLSPQGIQLKRKKFQNDPLTPARKLGGSMLTMIPDRFIPNETSIKAYRTSPNLRNFDLTINELVDPDSQRRLPSPEFFTSQDLLLNQLILTPDPSPLATKEVKTRLNEEFKRHREYIADALGFQSPERVYKFDKIQKTLDISPNHSIVDPLLSTLPPKDAAQYIHKQEFPNFQQSKRFVPCDLRPTKRTKSHIPYRVLDAPALRNDFYSNLVDWSPATNNVVVGLNCSVYLWSDTLGPINVLHHGYLQKKGDIVTCVSFAPTDDYLVVATKLGRLLVFDQSYKPKVMVDGSRQPLVETRINNNRGICCVKWFENAKNEFLLGNDIGEVHRFRLEHKKFEHFEIITMGEAERRLRVGKELNGHVSGVERVKQKSYNIKETLVKYVYDTMELCLESVYTFQSQTQQVCGLDISEETGFVAVGGNDNSCSLWDISLPNGPPKLLFQLPHYAAVKALSFCPWSKSLLATGGGSKDRTIRFWHAPSGTLLKEIKTPGQITSLIWSTRRKQIVATFGFSDLESPTLFISYSYPSMEPIMKVTTPSALRVLSAVSSPDFSSICIATNDETVRFYEMWDPKESTIIEAQAAGLYGSEIIEHEEGIERDTKPIR